From one Macaca nemestrina isolate mMacNem1 chromosome 5, mMacNem.hap1, whole genome shotgun sequence genomic stretch:
- the LOC105489580 gene encoding serum response factor, producing the protein MLPSQAGAAAALGRGSALGGSLNRTPTGRPGSGGGTRGANGGRVPGNGAGLGPGRLEREAAAAAATTPAPTAGALYSGSEGDSESGEEEELGAERRGMKRSLSEMEIGMVVGGPEASAAATGGYGPVSGAVSGAKPGKKTRGRVKIKMEFIDNKLRRYTTFSKRKTGIMKKAYELSTLTGTQVLLLVASETGHVYTFATRKLQPMITSETGKALIQTCLNSPDSPPRSDPTTDQRMSATGFEETDLTYQVSESDSSGETKDTLKPAFTVTNLPGTTSTIQTAPSTSTTMQVSSGPSFPITNYLAPVSASVSPSAVSSANGTVLKSTGSGPVSSGGLMQLPTSFTLMPGGAVAQQVPVQAIQVHQAPQQASPSRDSSTDLTQTSSSGTVTLPATIMTSSVPTTVGGHMMYPSPHAVMYAPTSGLGDGSLTVLNAFSQAPSTMQVSHSQVQEPGGVPQVFLTASSGTVQIPVSAVQLHQMAVIGQQAGSSSNLTELQVVNLDTAHSTKSE; encoded by the exons ATGTTACCGAGCCAAGCTGGGGCCGCGGCGGCTCTGGGCCGGGGCTCGGCCCTGGGGGGCAGCCTGAACCGGACCCCGACGGGGCGGCCGGGCAGCGGCGGCGGGACTCGTGGGGCTAACGGGGGCCGGGTCCCCGGGAATGGCGCGGGGCTCGGGCCCGGCCGCCTGGAGCGGGAGGCTGCGGCAGCGGCGGCAACCACCCCGGCGCCCACCGCGGGGGCCCTCTACAGCGGCAGCGAGGGCGACTCGGAGTCGGgcgaggaggaggagctgggcgcCGAGCGGCGCGGCATGAAGCGGAGCCTGAGCGAGATGGAGATCGGTATGGTGGTCGGTGGGCCCGAGGCGTCGGCGGCGGCCACCGGGGGCTACGGGCCGGTGAGCGGCGCGGTGAGCGGGGCCAAGCCGGGTAAGAAGACCCGGGGCCGCGTGAAGATCAAGATGGAGTTCATCGACAACAAGCTGCGGCGCTACACGACCTTCAGCAAGAGGAAGACGGGCATCATGAAGAAG GCCTATGAACTGTCCACGCTGACAGGGACACAGGTGCTGTTGCTGGTGGCCAGTGAGACAGGCCATGTGTATACCTTTGCCACACGAAAACTGCAGCCCATGATCACCAGTGAGACCGGCAAGGCACTGATTCAGACCTGCCTCAACTCTCCAGACTCTCCACCCCGCTCAGACCCCACAACAGACCAGAGAATGAGTGCCACTGGCTTTGAAGAGACAGATCTCACCTACCAGGTGTCGGAGTCTGACAGCAGTGGGGAGACCAAG GACACACTGAAGCCGGCGTTCACAGTCACCAACCTGCCGGGTACAACCTCTACCATCCAAACAGCACCTAGCACCTCTACCACCATGCAAGTCAGCAGCGGCCCCTCCTTTCCCATCACCAACTACCTGGCACCAGTATCTGCTAGTGTCAGCCCCAGTGCTGTCAGCAGTGCCAATGGGACTGTGCTGAAGAGTACAGGCAGCGGCCCTGTCTCCTCTGGGGGCCTTATGCAGCTGCCTACCAGCTTCACCCTCATGCCTG GTGGGGCAGTGGCCCAGCAGGTCCCAGTGCAGGCCATTCAAGTGCACCAGGCCCCACAGCAGGCGTCTCCCTCCCGTGACAGCAGCACAGACCTCACGCAGACCTCCTCCAGCGGGACAG TGACGCTGCCCGCCACCATCATGACGTCATCCGTGCCCACAACTGTGGGTGGCCACATGATGTACCCTAGCCCGCATGCGGTGATGTATGCCCCCACCTCAGGCCTGGGTGATGGCAGCCTCACCGTGTTGAATGCCTTCTCCCAGGCACCATCTACCATGCAGGTGTCCCACAGCCAGGTCCAGGAGCCAG GTGGTGTCCCCCAGGTGTTCCTGACAGCATCATCTGGGACAGTGCAGATCCCTGTTTCAGCAGTTCAGCTCCACCAG ATGGCTGTGATAGGGCAGCAGGCCGGGAGCAGCAGCAACCTCACCGAGCTACAGGTGGTGAACCTGGACACCGCCCACAGCACCAAGAGTGAATGA